A genomic region of Paroedura picta isolate Pp20150507F chromosome 4, Ppicta_v3.0, whole genome shotgun sequence contains the following coding sequences:
- the CDC14A gene encoding dual specificity protein phosphatase CDC14A isoform X4, with protein MLYRYCCKLNKKLKSFSLSRKKIVHYTSFDQRKRANAAFLIGAYSVIYLKKTPEEAYRILLSGSNPPYLPFRDASFGNCTYNLTILDCLQGIKKALQHGFFDFRTFDADEYEHYERVENGDFNWIVPGKFLAFSGPHPKTKIENGYPLHAPEAYFPYFRKHNITTVIRLNKKIYEAKRFTDGGFEHYDLFFIDGSTPSDNIVRRFLNISENAEGAIAVHCKAGLGRTGTLIACYIMKHYRFSHSEAIAWIRMCRPGSIIGPQQQFLEEKQTSLWIQGDIFRSKLKPREVEEDSMFKVMSSFDDISISGTLDRYGENDVEDSADVELKNGMTQGDKLRALKLRRQPRSATTGTLKLEDMKLHTRSVSQPFRLNTSAISQGCISPLKSSKVMAMSPAAKRINRSSTSTSSNLKSMSINSRLASSLGNLYAASDDAESKLTSSSSRTGYSVNQPSSHLNGSAQPPARNYHELNNNLYNRSGSSATNLNSYTNSPSVLTDEYSTYRSFTGLAASPTRYLSRSIPSLQSEYVQY; from the exons TCATTCAGTCTATCAAGGAAGAAAATAGTGCATTACACCAGTTTTGATCAACGGAAACGAGCAAATGCAGCATTTTTGATAGGGGCTTATTCG GTGATTTACTTGAAGAAAACTCCAGAAGAAGCTTATCGGATACTTCTATCTGGATCCAATCCACCTTATCTTCCATTTAG GGATGCTTCATTTGGAAACTGCACATATAATCTAACTATCCTGGATTGTCTACAGGGAATTAAAAAG gcCTTACAGCATGGATTTTTTGACTTCAGAACATTTGATGCAGATGAGTATGAACATTATGAG CGGGTAGAAAATGGTGACTTCAATTGGATTGTCCCGGGGAAGTTTTTAGCATTTAGTGGACCACATCCAAAGACCAAAATAGAAAATG GCTATCCACTCCATGCACCCGAAGCATATTTCCCATATTTCAGGAAGCACAATATAACAACAGTCATAAGACTCAACAAAAAGATTTATGAAGCCAAGCGTTTCACGGATGGTGGATTTGAACACTACGACCTGTTCTTCATAGACGGAAGCACACCGAGTGATAACATAGTGCGACGATTCTTGAACATCTCTGAGAATGCAGAAGGTGCTATAGCTGTACATTGTAAAG CTGGGCTAGGAAGAACAGGAACACTGATAGCCTGTTATATAATGAAACACTATAGATTCTCACATTCTGAAGCCATTGCCTGGATAAGAATGTGCCGTCCTGGTTCTATCATTGGACCCCAGCAGCAGTTTCTTGAAGA GAAGCAGACATCCTTATGGATCCAAGGAGACATCTTCCGATCCAAACTGAAGCCAAGAGAAGTAGAAGAAGATAGCATGTTCAAAGTTATGTCCAGCTTTGATGACATTTCTATCAGTGGGACTTTAGACAGATATGGGGAG AATGACGTGGAAGACAGTGCAGACGTAGAATTGAAGAATGGCATGACTCAGGGAGACAAGCTTCGTGCCTTAAAACTTCGGCGGCAGCCACGTTCAGCTACAACAGGCACTCTTAA GCTGGAAGATATGAAGCTTCATACCAGATCCGTATCGCAGCCTTTCAG ACTGAATACTTCAGCAATATCACAAGGATGCATATCACCTCTGAAGTCCTCCAAAGTGATGGCAATGTCACCTGCAGCAAAGAGAATAAATAGAAGCTCTACATCCACCAGCTCAAATTTAAAAAG CATGTCCATAAACTCCAGGCTAGCCAGTTCACTAGGGAACCTGTATGCCGCCTCAGATGATGCTGAGAGCAAACTGACATCATCGTCCTCTAGGACAGGTTATTCTGTAAACCAGCCCTCCAGTCATTTGAATGGCAGTGCTCAGCCGCCTGCCAGAAATTACCATGAGCTGAACAACAATTTGTACAACAGGAGCGGCAGTAGTGCTACCAACCTCAACAGCTATACCAATTCTCCCAGCGTCCTGACTGATGAGTACAGCACCTACAGATCTTTTACGGGGCTTGCTGCTTCTCCAACAAGATACCTGAGTCGCTCAATTCCT